A single region of the Duganella sp. BuS-21 genome encodes:
- a CDS encoding transcriptional regulator has translation MYSLIFFTNVLRLLDERGITKYDLADQAGISISFLSDLTNGKANPSLKIMEAIALALNEPLPALLETTDLDPQSIATLVERPAMNTLPAGYLRVYALLTEYQAFTVQQWDQANRKSISEHQKE, from the coding sequence TTGTACAGCCTCATTTTTTTCACCAATGTACTTCGTTTACTCGACGAACGAGGCATCACTAAATACGATCTGGCCGATCAAGCAGGCATTTCGATTTCATTCCTTTCCGATCTTACGAATGGGAAAGCGAATCCATCCCTGAAGATTATGGAAGCCATCGCGCTGGCCTTGAATGAACCTTTACCCGCGCTGCTAGAGACCACGGACCTTGATCCGCAATCAATAGCGACATTGGTGGAACGGCCAGCCATGAACACGCTCCCCGCTGGCTATCTCAGAGTTTATGCACTGCTTACTGAGTACCAAGCATTTACGGTTCAGCAGTGGGATCAAGCCAACAGGAAATCAATTTCCGAACATCAAAAAGAATAA
- a CDS encoding VirB4 family type IV secretion/conjugal transfer ATPase has protein sequence MSHVLTTDKHSAGIGMLSRLFHGAGPTDAGQLLKRHRMMASALADLLIYAAVVDDGVIVGKNGSLMAAWIYEGEDNASSTDEYREMTSLRINQALSNLGSGWMIHVDAARRAAPGYAAAGLSHFPDPVSASIDEERRRLFERLGTLYEGCFVLTLTYFPPLLAQSRFVEMMFDDEASTPDHTARTHGMIEYFQRECATLQSRLSSVLKLERLTGHKMVNENGSTTTHDDFLRWLQFCVTGLNHPVQLPSNPMYIDAILGGQELSAGVVPKIGRKFIQIVAIEGFPLESTPGMLTALGELSCDYRWSSRFIFMDMHEATAHLDKFRKKWRQKIRGFFDQVFNTHLGPIDQDAVSMVGDAEAAIAEVNSGQVAMGYYTSVVVLMDEDRERIAISSRQIEKAVNRLGFAARVETINTMDAYLGSLPGHGVENVRRPLLNTLNLADMLPTSSIWTGLDRAPCPMYSPNAPALMECVTQGATPFRFNLHVRDLGHALMFGPTRSGKSTHLGLIAAQLRRYQGMMIYFFDKGMSIYPLAKAVGAKHFTVAGDEDKLAFCPLQFLASKADRAWAMEWIDTILALNNVDTTPAQRNEIGNAIMSMYASGAKTLSEFSVTIQDESIREAIRQYTVDGSMGYLLDAEEDGLALSDFTVFEIEELMNLGEKYALPVLLYLFRRIERSLQGQPAAIILDEAWLMLGHSAFRAKIRAWLKTLAKANCLVLLATQNISDAANSGILDVIVESTATKIFLPNIYARDEVTSALYRQMGLNKRQIEIIASAVPKQQYYFVSEQGRRIYELALGPLALSFVGMTDKESIAAIKALEAKHGDQWIHEWLASRGLDLQDYEVTS, from the coding sequence ATGAGCCATGTACTCACTACCGACAAGCATTCTGCCGGTATAGGAATGCTCTCGCGCCTGTTCCATGGCGCTGGCCCCACTGACGCGGGCCAGCTTCTTAAACGGCATCGGATGATGGCTTCCGCCCTTGCCGACCTGCTGATATACGCCGCCGTCGTTGATGACGGAGTTATCGTGGGCAAGAACGGATCGCTCATGGCGGCGTGGATTTACGAGGGGGAGGATAACGCAAGCAGCACGGACGAGTATCGCGAAATGACCTCGTTGCGCATCAATCAGGCGCTATCGAATCTTGGTAGTGGCTGGATGATTCATGTCGATGCCGCGCGCCGCGCAGCACCTGGCTATGCAGCAGCAGGGCTATCGCACTTCCCTGACCCAGTTTCAGCCTCGATAGACGAGGAGCGGCGGAGGCTCTTTGAGAGGCTCGGCACGCTATACGAGGGCTGCTTCGTATTGACACTGACCTACTTCCCTCCCCTGCTTGCACAGAGCAGATTCGTTGAGATGATGTTCGACGATGAGGCAAGTACGCCGGACCACACGGCCCGAACCCACGGCATGATTGAATACTTCCAGCGCGAGTGTGCAACGCTGCAATCGAGGCTATCAAGCGTCCTGAAACTAGAGCGACTCACGGGACACAAGATGGTCAACGAAAACGGATCAACGACAACGCATGACGATTTTCTAAGGTGGCTGCAGTTCTGCGTCACAGGATTGAACCACCCAGTCCAGTTGCCATCCAACCCAATGTACATTGATGCGATCCTCGGGGGGCAGGAGCTGAGCGCGGGCGTGGTACCGAAAATCGGTCGCAAGTTTATCCAGATCGTCGCCATCGAGGGCTTCCCGTTGGAGTCGACGCCAGGGATGCTAACAGCACTCGGTGAACTGTCCTGCGACTACCGCTGGTCGTCCCGATTCATCTTCATGGACATGCACGAAGCCACCGCACACCTGGACAAGTTCCGGAAGAAGTGGCGTCAGAAAATCAGAGGATTCTTCGACCAGGTCTTCAACACCCATCTTGGCCCGATAGATCAGGATGCAGTGTCCATGGTCGGCGATGCCGAAGCCGCGATTGCCGAAGTCAATAGCGGACAGGTGGCCATGGGCTACTACACCAGCGTGGTGGTGCTGATGGACGAGGATCGCGAACGCATCGCGATATCCTCTCGACAGATTGAAAAGGCAGTCAATCGGCTCGGCTTTGCCGCGCGCGTAGAAACGATCAACACCATGGACGCCTACCTGGGTAGCTTACCAGGCCACGGTGTCGAAAATGTCCGCCGCCCGCTGCTCAACACACTGAATCTGGCAGACATGCTGCCAACAAGCTCGATCTGGACTGGGCTCGATCGCGCGCCCTGCCCTATGTATTCGCCCAACGCTCCGGCCCTCATGGAGTGCGTCACCCAAGGCGCCACGCCGTTCAGATTTAATCTGCATGTGCGCGATCTTGGCCACGCTTTAATGTTCGGGCCTACCCGGAGCGGCAAGTCCACCCATCTCGGCCTGATAGCTGCGCAACTGCGCCGGTACCAAGGCATGATGATTTACTTCTTCGACAAGGGCATGTCGATCTACCCACTTGCCAAGGCAGTTGGAGCGAAACATTTCACTGTCGCAGGTGATGAGGACAAGCTCGCTTTTTGCCCACTTCAATTCCTCGCGTCGAAAGCCGACCGCGCCTGGGCGATGGAATGGATCGACACCATTCTTGCGCTAAACAATGTCGATACCACACCAGCACAGCGGAATGAGATCGGCAACGCCATCATGAGTATGTATGCGAGCGGTGCAAAAACGCTGTCGGAATTCTCGGTGACCATACAAGATGAGTCCATACGCGAGGCCATACGCCAATACACGGTCGACGGCAGCATGGGCTACCTGCTGGACGCCGAAGAAGACGGACTTGCATTGAGCGACTTTACCGTCTTCGAAATCGAAGAACTAATGAACCTTGGCGAGAAATATGCGCTACCTGTGCTTCTATATCTATTCCGGAGAATTGAGCGCAGCCTGCAAGGGCAGCCGGCCGCGATCATTCTGGACGAGGCTTGGCTTATGTTGGGGCACAGCGCATTTCGGGCAAAGATACGCGCCTGGCTGAAAACACTGGCGAAGGCGAACTGCCTCGTGCTGCTGGCGACACAGAATATCTCCGATGCCGCGAACTCCGGCATTCTGGACGTCATCGTCGAATCCACCGCGACCAAGATTTTCCTGCCCAATATCTATGCGCGCGACGAAGTGACTTCGGCACTTTACCGCCAAATGGGACTGAACAAACGGCAGATCGAAATCATCGCCTCGGCGGTGCCGAAACAGCAGTACTACTTCGTCTCCGAACAGGGCCGACGCATCTACGAACTGGCGCTGGGTCCACTTGCGCTATCGTTCGTGGGCATGACCGACAAGGAATCGATCGCCGCCATCAAGGCACTGGAAGCGAAGCATGGAGACCAGTGGATTCATGAGTGGCTGGCAAGCCGTGGGCTAGACCTTCAAGACTATGAGGTGACGTCATGA
- a CDS encoding conjugal transfer protein TrbD — MALRTIPIRRAGNRHNLFMGGDRELVMFAGLLAFALVFSAQELKATLFGLALWFGTLYVCRLMAKHDPKLRQVYLRHRRYARFYPPRSTPFRLNSSIQGRIYK; from the coding sequence ATGGCGCTCCGCACCATACCAATACGCCGCGCAGGAAATCGCCACAATCTCTTCATGGGCGGCGATCGCGAACTGGTGATGTTTGCCGGCCTACTGGCATTCGCGCTGGTCTTTAGCGCGCAGGAATTGAAGGCGACCTTATTCGGCCTGGCACTATGGTTTGGAACTTTGTATGTGTGCCGTCTGATGGCAAAGCATGATCCGAAATTACGCCAAGTGTATTTGCGGCACAGGCGCTATGCCCGATTCTATCCGCCGCGCAGTACACCGTTCCGATTGAACTCCAGCATTCAGGGGAGGATCTACAAATGA
- a CDS encoding VirB8/TrbF family protein, with translation MNVLSKVLRRSHTPDASSSGRTALIDGGRRNGENDNPYLSARRTWNDHMTGVAASRRNWQMLAVLSLAIALVSVGGIIHIGSQSKFVPYVVEVDKLGQPVAVAPAPLAPVANQRVVAAAVASFISDARLVTPDIALQRKAVFRIYSMLSARDAATAKTNEWLNGTEDSSPFKRAANEIVSTDIVSILPQTADTWQVDWLETVRDRQGTLKAKPFRMRALVTVYIAPTTPQTTEEQFRNNPLSIYVRDYSWSRQL, from the coding sequence ATGAACGTGCTTTCAAAGGTTCTGAGGCGTAGCCACACCCCAGACGCCAGCTCGAGTGGCCGGACTGCACTTATAGACGGCGGCAGAAGGAACGGCGAGAACGACAATCCCTACCTGTCAGCACGTCGGACGTGGAACGACCACATGACCGGTGTAGCAGCGTCGCGGCGGAATTGGCAGATGCTCGCCGTACTTTCGCTGGCAATCGCCTTGGTCAGCGTGGGTGGAATCATTCACATCGGCAGTCAGTCGAAATTCGTACCGTATGTCGTTGAGGTGGATAAGCTGGGCCAGCCCGTCGCGGTAGCGCCGGCGCCGCTTGCGCCGGTAGCGAATCAGCGTGTCGTCGCTGCTGCCGTTGCGTCATTTATCAGCGATGCAAGGTTGGTGACACCCGATATAGCGCTCCAGCGGAAAGCAGTCTTCCGTATCTACTCGATGCTGTCGGCGCGCGATGCGGCCACGGCGAAGACAAACGAATGGCTAAACGGTACCGAGGACAGCAGCCCGTTCAAGCGGGCCGCAAACGAGATAGTCAGCACCGATATTGTGTCCATCCTCCCGCAAACGGCGGACACCTGGCAAGTGGACTGGCTGGAAACAGTGAGGGACCGTCAAGGAACCCTGAAAGCTAAACCATTTCGTATGCGCGCGCTGGTGACGGTCTACATTGCTCCTACCACACCGCAAACGACTGAAGAACAATTTCGAAACAACCCGCTCAGCATCTATGTTCGGGACTACTCGTGGTCACGACAGCTGTGA
- a CDS encoding site-specific integrase encodes MKAARDKALLLIGFAGAFRRSELVGLRYEDITPYDNGVELLIRRSKTDQEGAGRTVFIPHARRNRCPVKALTNWLELANISAGPLFRPINRHDQIVGSNALTPQSVSLVVKASVRMSAGDEAAQMVAGHSLRAEYCTKETIAGLQPYQIREQSGHKSDVTLARYIRPVVKRKIQVCYDPWHAVK; translated from the coding sequence ATGAAGGCCGCACGCGACAAGGCTCTATTGTTGATTGGCTTCGCTGGTGCGTTTCGGCGCTCGGAACTGGTAGGGCTGCGATATGAGGACATAACCCCATACGATAATGGCGTGGAACTCCTGATTCGACGGTCAAAGACTGACCAGGAAGGTGCGGGGCGAACCGTATTCATTCCGCATGCACGTCGAAATCGCTGCCCGGTGAAGGCCCTGACGAACTGGCTTGAGCTGGCGAATATTTCGGCAGGCCCACTGTTTAGACCGATCAACCGGCACGACCAGATAGTAGGTAGCAACGCACTCACGCCGCAATCGGTAAGTTTAGTAGTAAAGGCATCTGTACGTATGTCGGCAGGAGACGAGGCAGCACAGATGGTTGCGGGTCACAGTCTGCGCGCAGAATATTGCACAAAGGAAACAATTGCAGGGCTCCAGCCTTACCAGATTCGGGAGCAGAGTGGCCACAAATCGGATGTTACGCTGGCACGCTATATCCGGCCAGTAGTCAAGAGGAAAATCCAAGTTTGTTATGACCCATGGCATGCGGTAAAGTAA
- the trbB gene encoding P-type conjugative transfer ATPase TrbB: MAEAEDFSTLKDRAKKKLERDMGPLLLAALHDPKTVELMLNADGRLWHERLGECMKCIGTLRAAQAEAIIKTVAGYHGKEVTRGRPALEGELPLDGSRFAGQLPPIVASPIFAIRRKAIAIFTLDRYVDGGMLAEAHCQAIRKAVAGHRNILVTGGTGSGKTTLINAIINEMVVHNPAERIFIIEDTGEIQCSAENFVQYHTTSDVSMTALLRTTLRMRPDRILVGEVRGPEALDLLDAWNTGHEGGAATLHANNPAAGLIRLKSLITRNESAPSDIEALIGEVVHLVVHIARTPEGRHVQELLEIAGYTNGQYITHRL; encoded by the coding sequence ATGGCTGAAGCTGAAGATTTCTCGACGCTGAAGGATCGGGCTAAGAAGAAGCTCGAGCGCGACATGGGGCCGCTGCTTTTGGCCGCCCTACACGATCCCAAAACCGTCGAACTGATGCTGAACGCTGATGGTCGCTTGTGGCACGAGCGGCTAGGCGAATGCATGAAATGCATCGGCACGCTGCGCGCGGCACAAGCAGAAGCCATCATCAAAACAGTCGCCGGCTACCACGGCAAAGAAGTCACGCGCGGCAGGCCGGCGCTTGAAGGTGAGCTCCCGCTGGATGGTTCGCGCTTCGCAGGTCAGTTGCCACCAATCGTTGCTTCTCCCATCTTCGCTATCCGGCGCAAAGCGATCGCCATCTTCACGCTGGACCGGTACGTCGATGGAGGCATGCTGGCGGAAGCTCACTGTCAGGCGATTCGCAAAGCCGTTGCAGGCCACAGAAACATACTTGTCACCGGCGGCACGGGGTCAGGCAAGACGACACTTATCAACGCGATCATCAATGAGATGGTCGTTCACAATCCTGCGGAACGCATCTTCATCATTGAAGACACGGGCGAGATTCAATGCAGTGCCGAGAATTTTGTCCAGTATCACACCACCTCGGACGTCTCAATGACTGCCCTCCTCCGCACTACGCTGCGCATGCGGCCGGACCGCATTCTGGTCGGCGAGGTACGCGGCCCCGAGGCGCTCGACCTTCTGGATGCCTGGAATACCGGCCATGAAGGCGGCGCCGCAACGCTTCACGCGAACAATCCAGCCGCCGGCCTGATTCGACTGAAGTCGCTTATCACCCGGAACGAAAGCGCACCAAGCGATATCGAGGCGCTGATCGGCGAAGTTGTACATCTTGTTGTCCATATAGCCCGGACGCCGGAAGGCCGGCACGTCCAGGAATTGCTTGAAATCGCCGGCTACACCAACGGCCAGTACATCACACATCGTCTTTGA